A genomic window from Silene latifolia isolate original U9 population chromosome 11, ASM4854445v1, whole genome shotgun sequence includes:
- the LOC141611835 gene encoding uncharacterized protein LOC141611835 isoform X2: MKTSNLLRLLAILFCSSILLLFLASLTMVWTTSNCTNFLASSRYFTPVSIEHVVFGIASTGKTWPKQKEFLQLWWKPDKMEGCVFVDALPPNPSNSSVDTTLPPICVSQDTSHFRYTYKHGYRSLIRVARVVSETVNLDYPDAKWYVFGDGDTVFFPDNLVKTLSKYDHELWYYVGANSEIYEQNAVNSFEMAFWGAGFAVSAPLAKVLARVFDSCLERYPHLYGGDGRVYACLAELGVGLTHEPGFHQMDIRGNIFGLLAAHPLAPLISLPRLSEVDPIFPEKTTINALQHLFESVSMDSERILQQTVCYDRWFSWTVSVSWGYAVEVFDHHIYLSDILRRQDTFSPWKKGSEVRYSFSTRPLHPDPCRRSTIFFFDRIYARKMKIISNYRRMIPDNCTFDPMGSPKKLQEIIVYSQKSSLGMNQLKAPRRQCCDVLPSSVGQKLELQIRECGEDELIRIHA, from the exons atgaagacttctaacttGTTACGACTCCTTGCGATTTTATTTTGTAGctctattcttcttcttttcttagCATCTCTAACCATGGTCTGGACCACATCTAACTGCACAAATTTCCTGGCTTCTTCCCGTTACTTTACCCCTGTTTCCATTGAGCATGTTGTGTTCGGAATTGCCTCAACTGGAAAAACATGGCCCAAGCAAAAGGAATTCTTACAACTCTGGTGGAAACCCGACAAAATGGAAGGTTGTGTCTTTGTGGATGCCTTACCACCCAACCCCAGTAACTCCAGTGTGGACACCACTCTCCCTCCAATCTGTGTCTCTCAGGACACGTCCCATTTTCGCTATACTTACAAGCATGGCTACCGGTCCTTGATCCGAGTTGCACGGGTCGTATCCGAGACTGTCAACTTGGATTACCCCGATGCTAAATGGTATGTCTTCGGGGATGGTGATACGGTGTTCTTCCCGGACAATTTGGTGAAGACGCTCTCGAAATATGACCATGAGCTTTGGTACTATGTTGGGGCCAATTCGGAGATATATGAGCAGAATGCTGTAAACTCGTTTGAAATGGCATTTTGGGGAGCTGGGTTTGCTGTAAGTGCGCCTCTTGCGAAGGTGCTTGCTAGGGTCTTTGATTCCTGCTTGGAACGTTATCCCCATCTTTATGGCGGTGATGGAAGGGTTTACGCTTGTTTAGCTGAGCTTGGGGTTGGATTAACCCATGAGCCTGGGTTTCATCAG ATGGACATCCGAGGAAACATTTTTGGTCTTCTTGCTGCTCATCCGTTAGCACCACTGATATCACTCCCGCGCTTGAGTGAAGTCGATCCCATATTCCCTGAGAAGACAACCATCAACGCTCTGCAACATCTCTTTGAATCTGTGAGCATGGATTCTGAGAGAATACTGCAGCAAACAGTGTGTTATGACCGTTGGTTCTCCTGGACAGTTTCAGTTTCTTGGGGTTATGCAGTTGAAGTCTTTGACCACCATATATACTTGTCTGACATTCTTCGTCGACAAGATACCTTTAGTCCATGGAAAAAGGGTTCAGAAGTTAGGTATTCCTTTAGTACAAGGCCTCTTCATCCTGATCCATGTCGTAGATCCACAATTTTCTTCTTTGATCGGAtatatgctcgaaaaatgaagaTTATAAGTAACTACAGAAGAATGATCCCTGATAACTGCACTTTTGATCCTATGGGTTCACCGAAAAAGCTTCAAGAAATCATCGTATATTCACAGAAATCAAGCCTTGGCATGAACCAG TTAAAGGCACCAAGGAGACAATGCTGTGATGTCTTGCCTTCTTCGGTAGGTCAAAAGTTGGAACTTCAGATACGGGAATGCGGAGAAGATGAACTAATACGGATCCATGCTTAA
- the LOC141611835 gene encoding uncharacterized protein LOC141611835 isoform X1, which produces MKTSNLLRLLAILFCSSILLLFLASLTMVWTTSNCTNFLASSRYFTPVSIEHVVFGIASTGKTWPKQKEFLQLWWKPDKMEGCVFVDALPPNPSNSSVDTTLPPICVSQDTSHFRYTYKHGYRSLIRVARVVSETVNLDYPDAKWYVFGDGDTVFFPDNLVKTLSKYDHELWYYVGANSEIYEQNAVNSFEMAFWGAGFAVSAPLAKVLARVFDSCLERYPHLYGGDGRVYACLAELGVGLTHEPGFHQVRFGFHVYRLPLVLKCDSFISFLQVMYTSSLWYEYPLHFWNEHFSRTQMDIRGNIFGLLAAHPLAPLISLPRLSEVDPIFPEKTTINALQHLFESVSMDSERILQQTVCYDRWFSWTVSVSWGYAVEVFDHHIYLSDILRRQDTFSPWKKGSEVRYSFSTRPLHPDPCRRSTIFFFDRIYARKMKIISNYRRMIPDNCTFDPMGSPKKLQEIIVYSQKSSLGMNQLKAPRRQCCDVLPSSVGQKLELQIRECGEDELIRIHA; this is translated from the exons atgaagacttctaacttGTTACGACTCCTTGCGATTTTATTTTGTAGctctattcttcttcttttcttagCATCTCTAACCATGGTCTGGACCACATCTAACTGCACAAATTTCCTGGCTTCTTCCCGTTACTTTACCCCTGTTTCCATTGAGCATGTTGTGTTCGGAATTGCCTCAACTGGAAAAACATGGCCCAAGCAAAAGGAATTCTTACAACTCTGGTGGAAACCCGACAAAATGGAAGGTTGTGTCTTTGTGGATGCCTTACCACCCAACCCCAGTAACTCCAGTGTGGACACCACTCTCCCTCCAATCTGTGTCTCTCAGGACACGTCCCATTTTCGCTATACTTACAAGCATGGCTACCGGTCCTTGATCCGAGTTGCACGGGTCGTATCCGAGACTGTCAACTTGGATTACCCCGATGCTAAATGGTATGTCTTCGGGGATGGTGATACGGTGTTCTTCCCGGACAATTTGGTGAAGACGCTCTCGAAATATGACCATGAGCTTTGGTACTATGTTGGGGCCAATTCGGAGATATATGAGCAGAATGCTGTAAACTCGTTTGAAATGGCATTTTGGGGAGCTGGGTTTGCTGTAAGTGCGCCTCTTGCGAAGGTGCTTGCTAGGGTCTTTGATTCCTGCTTGGAACGTTATCCCCATCTTTATGGCGGTGATGGAAGGGTTTACGCTTGTTTAGCTGAGCTTGGGGTTGGATTAACCCATGAGCCTGGGTTTCATCAGGTACGATTTGGTTTCCATGTTTATAGGCTTCCTCTTGTTTTGAAATGTGATTCATTCATTAGCTTTCTGCAAGTAATGTACACCTCTTCTCTTTGGTATGAGTATCCTTTGCACTTCTGGAACGAACATTTCAGTAGAACTCAG ATGGACATCCGAGGAAACATTTTTGGTCTTCTTGCTGCTCATCCGTTAGCACCACTGATATCACTCCCGCGCTTGAGTGAAGTCGATCCCATATTCCCTGAGAAGACAACCATCAACGCTCTGCAACATCTCTTTGAATCTGTGAGCATGGATTCTGAGAGAATACTGCAGCAAACAGTGTGTTATGACCGTTGGTTCTCCTGGACAGTTTCAGTTTCTTGGGGTTATGCAGTTGAAGTCTTTGACCACCATATATACTTGTCTGACATTCTTCGTCGACAAGATACCTTTAGTCCATGGAAAAAGGGTTCAGAAGTTAGGTATTCCTTTAGTACAAGGCCTCTTCATCCTGATCCATGTCGTAGATCCACAATTTTCTTCTTTGATCGGAtatatgctcgaaaaatgaagaTTATAAGTAACTACAGAAGAATGATCCCTGATAACTGCACTTTTGATCCTATGGGTTCACCGAAAAAGCTTCAAGAAATCATCGTATATTCACAGAAATCAAGCCTTGGCATGAACCAG TTAAAGGCACCAAGGAGACAATGCTGTGATGTCTTGCCTTCTTCGGTAGGTCAAAAGTTGGAACTTCAGATACGGGAATGCGGAGAAGATGAACTAATACGGATCCATGCTTAA